Proteins encoded in a region of the Quercus lobata isolate SW786 chromosome 8, ValleyOak3.0 Primary Assembly, whole genome shotgun sequence genome:
- the LOC115958190 gene encoding uncharacterized protein LOC115958190, which translates to MSGKMSSTRKAVVAVSVGVVEAMKDQGICRWNFIIRSAQQHAKNNLRSISQTRNLSSSTSAMVSSKLRDEKMKQSEESLRKVMYLSCWGPN; encoded by the coding sequence ATGAGTGGAAAGATGAGTTCAACAAGAAAAGCTGTTGTGGCAGTGAGTGTTGGAGTTGTGGAAGCCATGAAAGACCAGGGGATCTGCAGGTGGAATTTTATCATAAGATCAGCGCAACAACATGCGAAGAATAATCTCAGGTCGATTTCCCAGACCAGGAacctttcttcttcaacttctgCTATGGTTTCAAGCAAATTGAGAGACGAGAAAATGAAGCAGTCAGAGGAGTCTCTGAGGAAAGTCATGTACTTGAGCTGTTGGGGTCCCAATTGA
- the LOC115957745 gene encoding vesicle-associated protein 4-2-like, which yields MAVASEKTGAEGKVWSLCKMPFWQTSIASSSSSSSSFASSATVSGQHQSHQAVERSSLHSSIAVSSMAKSFLPTRRRLRLDPSNKLFFPYEPGKQVRSAIGIKNTCKSHVAFKFQTTAPKSCYMRPPGGILAPGESIVATVFKFVEPPENNEKPIDHKSKVKFKIMSLKVKGEMDYVPELFDEQRDQVAVEQILRVIFVDPQRPSPALEKLKRQLADADAALEASKKPPEETGPRIVGEGLVIDEWKERRERYLARQQVEGVDSV from the exons ATGGCGGTCGCTAGTGAGAAAACAGGTGCTGAAGGCAAAGTTTGGAGTCTCTGTAAAATGCCATTTTGGCAAACCAGCAttgcttcttcctcttcttcttcttcttcttttgcttcttctGCCACTGTTTCTGGTCAGCATCAGAGTCATCAAGCTGTGGAAAGGTCTAGTTTGCATTCTTCGATTGCGGTTTCTTCTATGGCTAAGTCTTTTCTTCCAACCAGGAGGAGGCTCCGTCTTGATCCTTCAAACAAGCTCTTCTTTCCTT ATGAACCTGGTAAACAGGTTAGGAGCGCGATTGGGATTAAAAATACCTGCAAGTCTCATGTAGCTTTCAAG TTCCAAACAACTGCACCAAAGAGTTGTTATATGCGTCCTCCAGGTGGTATACTTGCTCCTGGTGAAAGTATAGTTGCTACTG TTTTTAAGTTTGTCGAGCCTCcagaaaacaatgaaaaaccaatAGATCACAAGAGCAAAGTTAAGTTCAAAATCATGAGCTTAAAGGTGAAAGGTGAAATGGACTATGTGCCAGAACTG TTTGACGAGCAAAGGGATCAAGTAGCAGTTGAGCAAATTTTGCGGGTTATTTTCGTCGACCCTCAACGTCCCAGTCCT GCATTGGAAAAACTTAAGCGACAGTTggctgatgctgatgctgcaCTTGAGGCAAGCAAGAAGCCTCCAGAGGAGAcaggtccacgaattgttggcgAAGGACTTGTTATAGATGAATGG AAAGAACGGAGGGAAAGATACCTGGCACGGCAACAGGTTGAAGGGGTTGATTCGGTGTAA